One Cucumis sativus cultivar 9930 chromosome 1, Cucumber_9930_V3, whole genome shotgun sequence DNA segment encodes these proteins:
- the LOC101203401 gene encoding glycylpeptide N-tetradecanoyltransferase 1, with product MEDNNSSPGSPKENPDQENEAGKITKDDGSLENMVRRIQDSMSIGKRHKFWETQPVGQFKDIGDSSLSDGPIEPPTPLSEIKQEPYNLPSSYEWTTCDMDSEETCMEVYNLLKNNYVEDDENLFRFNYSKEFLGWALRPPGYYPSWHIGVRAKASKKLVAFISGVPARIRARNDVVKMAEINFLCVHKKLRSKRLAPVMIKEVTRRVHLENIFQAAYTAGVVLPTPITTCQYWHRSLNPKKLIDVGFSRLGARMTMSRTIKLYKLPDSPATPGFRKMELRDVPSVTRLLRNYLSQFIVAPDFDETDVEHWLLPKESVVDSFLVESPETHEVTDFCSFYTLPSSILGNQTYSTLKAAYSYYNVSTKTPLLQLMNDALIVAKQRDFDVFNALDVMENESFLKELKFGPGDGQLHYYLYNYRIRDALKPSELGLVLL from the coding sequence atgGAGGATAACAATAGTTCTCCAGGATCTCCTAAGGAAAACCCAGATCAGGAAAATGAAGCAGGAAAAATTACTAAGGATGATGGCTCATTGGAGAACATGGTTAGGAGGATTCAAGATTCTATGTCCATTGGCAAAAGGCACAAATTCTGGGAAACTCAACCTGTTGGACAATTTAAGGACATTGGGGATTCTAGTTTGTCTGATGGGCCAATTGAACCACCAACTCCATTATCCGAGATTAAACAAGAGCCTTATAATCTTCCTAGTTCCTATGAATGGACAACTTGTGATATGGACTCTGAAGAGACTTGTATGGAGGTGTACAATCTCTTGAAGAATAATTATGTTGAAGACGATGAAAACTTGTTCAGATTCAATTATTCCAAGGAATTTCTTGGTTGGGCTTTGAGACCTCCAGGGTACTACCCAAGCTGGCATATTGGAGTTCGTGCTAAAGCTTCCAAGAAGTTGGTTGCTTTCATCAGTGGTGTCCCTGCTAGAATCCGGGCGCGCAATGACGTTGTGAAGATGGCAGAGATCAATTTCTTGTGTGTTCACAAGAAGCTTAGATCGAAGAGACTTGCTCCTGTTATGATCAAAGAGGTCACTAGGAGGGTTCACCtggaaaatatatttcaagcAGCTTATACAGCTGGGGTGGTTCTTCCAACCCCAATAACAACTTGCCAATATTGGCACAGATCTTTGAACCCAAAGAAGCTAATTGATGTTGGGTTTTCAAGGCTTGGGGCAAGGATGACAATGAGTCGAACCATTAAACTTTATAAGTTACCAGATTCACCTGCTACCCCCGGATTTCGAAAAATGGAACTTCGTGATGTCCCTTCTGTTACTAGGCTTCTTAGAAACTACTTGAGCCAGTTTATTGTTGCCCCAGATTTTGATGAAACCGACGTAGAGCATTGGCTACTTCCCAAGGAGAGCGTTGTCGACAGTTTCTTGGTTGAGAGTCCCGAAACTCATGAAGTCACTGACTTCTGCAGCTTCTATACACTTCCTTCATCCATTCTTGGAAACCAAACATACTCAACTTTGAAGGCAGCTTATTCATATTACAACGTCTCCACCAAAACTCCATTGTTACAGTTGATGAATGATGCTCTTATTGTCGCTAAACAGAGAGACTTTGACGTGTTCAATGCATTGGATGTCATGGAGAATGAATCCTTCCTGAAGGAACTAAAATTTGGTCCAGGTGATGGGCAACTTCACTATTACCTGTATAATTATCGGATTCGAGATGCATTGAAACCAAGTGAACTTGGCCTTGTACTTCTATAG